Proteins co-encoded in one Afipia sp. P52-10 genomic window:
- a CDS encoding PrkA family serine protein kinase, with protein MYNDALFNAFARSFEARSETDMSMSDYLEACRDDPMRYANAAERLLAAIGEPQMIDTAKDPRLGRIFLNRTMRIYPAFAGFYGMEETIERIVAFFRHAAQGLEERKQILYLLGPVGGGKSSLAERLKSLMEVHPIYVLKAGDELSPVFESPLSLFDPETLGPMIEERYGIPRRRLTGLMSPWCYKRLESFGGDISRFRVARIQPSRLRQIGIAKTEPGDENNQDISSLVGKVDIRKLETFAQNDPDAYSYSGGLNRANQGILEFVEMFKAPIKMLHPLLTATQEGNYIGTENIGAIPFTGIILAHSNESEWQSFKANKNNEAFIDRICVIKVPYCLRVTEEQKIYEKLIQGSELANAPCAPATLQALARFSVVSRLRKHENSTLFAKMRVYDGESLKESDPKARSVQEYKDAAGVDEGMDGVSTRFAFKVLAATFNHDTAEVGADPVHLMYTLEQAIRREQLPEETEKRYLEFIKADLVPRYAEFIGHEIQKAYLESYADYGQNLFDRYVDYADAWIEDQDFKDPDTGQLMDRELLNQELTKIEKPAGIANPKDFRNEVVKFSLRARAQNNGKNPSWTSYEKIREVIEKRIFSQVEDLLPVISFGSKKDGETEKKHGEFVARMVERGYTERQVRRLVEWYMRVKQAG; from the coding sequence ATGTACAACGATGCTCTGTTCAACGCGTTCGCCCGATCGTTCGAGGCGCGAAGCGAGACAGACATGTCGATGTCGGATTATCTCGAAGCGTGTCGCGACGATCCAATGCGATACGCGAATGCAGCGGAACGACTGCTAGCAGCCATCGGCGAGCCGCAGATGATAGACACGGCCAAGGACCCGCGCCTTGGCCGTATCTTTTTGAACCGGACGATGCGCATCTATCCCGCATTCGCCGGCTTCTACGGCATGGAAGAGACGATCGAACGCATCGTTGCGTTCTTCCGGCACGCGGCGCAGGGACTCGAAGAGCGGAAGCAGATCCTCTATCTGCTCGGCCCTGTCGGCGGCGGCAAATCCTCCCTCGCGGAACGCTTGAAATCGTTGATGGAGGTCCATCCGATTTACGTGCTGAAAGCGGGCGACGAACTCAGCCCCGTCTTCGAAAGCCCGCTCAGCCTGTTCGATCCCGAAACCTTGGGGCCGATGATCGAGGAGCGTTACGGCATTCCGCGCCGGCGCCTGACCGGGCTGATGAGCCCGTGGTGCTACAAGCGCCTTGAATCCTTCGGCGGCGATATCTCACGCTTCCGCGTGGCGCGCATTCAGCCGTCGCGGCTGCGGCAGATCGGTATCGCCAAGACCGAACCCGGCGACGAGAACAACCAGGACATCTCGTCCCTGGTCGGCAAGGTCGATATCCGCAAGCTCGAAACCTTCGCGCAGAACGATCCCGACGCTTACAGCTACTCGGGCGGCCTGAACCGGGCCAACCAGGGCATTCTTGAATTCGTCGAGATGTTCAAGGCGCCGATCAAGATGCTGCATCCGTTGCTGACCGCGACGCAGGAAGGCAACTACATCGGCACTGAGAACATCGGCGCCATTCCCTTCACCGGCATCATCCTCGCCCACTCAAACGAATCCGAGTGGCAGAGCTTCAAAGCCAACAAGAACAACGAAGCCTTCATCGACCGCATCTGCGTCATCAAGGTGCCGTACTGCCTGCGTGTCACCGAAGAACAGAAGATCTACGAGAAGTTGATCCAGGGGTCTGAACTCGCCAACGCGCCATGCGCACCAGCGACGTTGCAGGCGCTGGCACGCTTCTCGGTTGTATCGCGGCTGCGCAAGCACGAGAACTCGACGCTGTTCGCGAAAATGCGGGTGTATGACGGCGAAAGCCTGAAGGAATCCGACCCGAAGGCGCGCAGCGTTCAGGAGTATAAGGATGCAGCCGGGGTCGACGAAGGCATGGATGGCGTCTCGACACGCTTTGCCTTCAAAGTCCTTGCCGCGACGTTCAACCACGACACGGCTGAGGTCGGCGCCGACCCAGTACACCTGATGTACACGCTCGAACAGGCCATTCGCCGCGAGCAACTGCCTGAAGAAACCGAGAAGCGCTATCTGGAATTCATCAAGGCCGATCTCGTACCGCGATATGCCGAATTCATCGGTCACGAAATTCAGAAAGCATACCTGGAGTCGTACGCCGATTACGGTCAGAATCTGTTCGATCGCTATGTCGATTACGCCGACGCATGGATCGAGGACCAGGACTTCAAGGACCCGGACACGGGCCAACTCATGGACCGCGAATTGCTCAACCAGGAGCTGACCAAGATCGAGAAGCCGGCGGGGATTGCCAATCCGAAGGACTTCCGCAACGAGGTGGTCAAGTTTTCGCTTCGGGCCCGTGCACAGAACAATGGCAAGAATCCATCGTGGACCAGCTACGAGAAGATCCGCGAGGTGATCGAAAAGCGGATCTTCTCGCAAGTCGAGGATCTGCTGCCGGTCATATCGTTCGGGTCGAAGAAGGACGGCGAAACCGAAAAGAAGCACGGCGAATTCGTCGCCCGGATGGTCGAACGCGGCTACACTGAACGTCAGGTCCGCCGTCTCGTTGAATGGTACATGCGCGTCAAACAGGCGGGCTGA
- a CDS encoding SpoVR family protein has protein sequence MNTVSSGLLFHGADWDFSTLQRIHDSCADIAVSELGLDTYPNQIEVITAEQMLDAYSSVGMPLYYKHWSFGKHFAHHEAFYRKGLRGLAYEIVINSSPCISYLMEENTATMQTLVIAHAAFGHNHFFKNNYLFKQWTDAEGILDYLSFAKNYVAYCEERHGRAAVERTLDAAHALMSHGVDRYPGKKKLDLPGEEKRARERRVHAEASFNELWQMVPTGPAKSTSDLDVERRRALLGLPQENLLYFLEKSAPRLHAWQRELLRIVRHIAQYFYPQGQTKVMNEGTATYVHYRIMNSLHQTGQISDGNFLEFLQSHTNVVFQPEFDDPRYAGFNPYAIGFAMMQDIERIVTEPQEEDRAWFPDIAGTGDTMGVLRHIWENYRDESFVSQFLSPSLMRRMRMFHLHDDPEETAGIRVDSIHDERGYRRIRRALARQYDIGSIEPNIEIVDVDLAGDRRLLLHHTVQDGALLSEVDARRVLQHLANLWSYDVMLREIDSTGTVLKEHVVVPHQIAAAA, from the coding sequence ATGAATACAGTATCGTCCGGCTTGTTATTCCACGGCGCCGATTGGGACTTCTCGACGCTTCAGCGCATTCACGACAGCTGCGCCGACATTGCTGTATCCGAACTCGGACTCGACACTTATCCCAACCAGATCGAGGTGATTACTGCAGAGCAGATGCTCGACGCCTATTCCTCCGTCGGTATGCCCCTGTACTATAAGCATTGGTCCTTCGGAAAACATTTCGCCCACCACGAAGCATTCTATCGCAAGGGCCTGCGAGGACTGGCTTACGAGATCGTCATCAACAGTTCGCCCTGCATCTCCTACCTGATGGAGGAAAATACGGCGACGATGCAAACGCTGGTCATTGCCCACGCTGCGTTCGGCCACAATCACTTCTTCAAGAACAACTATCTGTTCAAGCAATGGACCGACGCGGAAGGCATTCTCGACTACCTGAGCTTTGCAAAGAACTATGTCGCGTATTGCGAGGAACGGCACGGACGCGCAGCGGTTGAGAGAACGCTCGACGCGGCACATGCGCTGATGTCGCACGGCGTCGATCGCTATCCGGGCAAGAAGAAACTGGACTTGCCGGGAGAGGAAAAACGCGCGCGTGAGCGGCGCGTCCATGCCGAAGCTTCTTTCAACGAACTGTGGCAGATGGTTCCGACTGGCCCGGCGAAGAGCACGTCGGATCTTGACGTCGAGCGGCGGCGAGCCCTGCTCGGTCTTCCGCAAGAGAATCTGCTCTATTTCCTGGAGAAGTCCGCCCCCCGCCTGCACGCCTGGCAACGCGAGCTCCTACGGATCGTTCGTCACATCGCGCAGTACTTTTATCCGCAGGGCCAGACCAAAGTCATGAATGAGGGTACGGCGACTTATGTTCACTATCGGATCATGAACAGCCTGCATCAGACAGGCCAAATCTCTGATGGAAACTTCCTCGAATTCCTGCAATCGCACACGAATGTCGTCTTCCAACCCGAGTTCGACGATCCACGTTACGCAGGGTTCAATCCGTACGCGATCGGATTTGCGATGATGCAGGACATCGAGCGGATCGTAACAGAGCCGCAAGAAGAGGATCGCGCGTGGTTTCCGGACATCGCGGGAACGGGAGATACGATGGGTGTGCTCCGGCACATCTGGGAGAACTATCGCGACGAAAGCTTCGTCAGTCAGTTCCTCAGCCCGAGCCTGATGCGGCGGATGCGCATGTTCCACCTACACGACGATCCGGAGGAGACGGCCGGCATTCGCGTCGATTCCATCCACGATGAACGCGGTTACCGCCGCATTCGCCGCGCGCTCGCGCGGCAGTACGACATCGGAAGTATCGAACCCAACATCGAGATCGTCGATGTCGACCTCGCCGGAGACAGACGGCTTCTGCTGCATCACACCGTACAGGATGGCGCGCTGCTGAGCGAAGTCGATGCCCGCCGTGTCCTGCAGCATCTGGCCAATCTCTGGAGCTACGATGTGATGTTGCGCGAAATCGATTCGACCGGCACCGTTCTCAAGGAGCACGTCGTCGTGCCGCACCAGATCGCAGCCGCAGCCTAG
- a CDS encoding AAA-associated domain-containing protein: MQGTVPSDVLVDVRQVGRSFLKGSGEDLLVLDKVDLTIRSGEIVGLLGRSGSGKSTLLRIIAGLLTSSTGTATYHGRPIEGPPQGVAMVFQSFALFPWLTVLENVEFGLDPKSIDRGERRKRALAAIDLIGLDGFESAYPKELSGGMRQRVGFARALVVHPDLLLMDEPFSALDVLTAETLRTDLIDLWMEGRLPIKSVLMVTHNIEEAVLMCDRILVFSSNPGRVAAEIRIDLPHPRNRLDPKFRQLVDNIYARMTQRAEAPATASEGPHEASVGTILNHVSSNVLSGLIEALAGPPYDGHADLPVLAAILQMEADELLPLGEALQLLRFAQLREGDLILTEAGKLFASMDTDGRKKLFAEHLMAYVPLTGLIRRVLDERPTHTAPAARFRNELEDYMSESYADETLETIISWGRYAELFAYDEQTELFSLENPG, translated from the coding sequence ATGCAAGGAACCGTCCCCTCCGACGTCCTTGTCGATGTCCGTCAGGTCGGACGAAGCTTCCTGAAAGGAAGCGGTGAAGACCTGCTGGTTCTCGACAAGGTCGATCTGACCATTCGCTCCGGCGAGATCGTCGGTCTGCTCGGCCGTTCCGGCTCGGGCAAATCGACCCTGCTCCGGATCATCGCCGGCCTTCTCACCTCGTCGACCGGCACCGCGACCTACCATGGCCGACCGATCGAAGGCCCGCCGCAAGGCGTTGCGATGGTGTTCCAGTCGTTCGCGCTATTCCCCTGGCTCACAGTGCTGGAGAACGTCGAGTTCGGCCTGGATCCAAAGAGCATTGATCGTGGCGAACGCCGCAAGCGAGCGCTGGCCGCGATCGACCTCATCGGCCTGGACGGATTCGAATCCGCCTATCCGAAAGAACTTTCCGGCGGCATGCGCCAACGCGTCGGCTTTGCACGGGCGCTCGTGGTGCATCCGGACCTGCTGCTGATGGACGAACCTTTTTCGGCCCTCGACGTCCTGACCGCCGAGACCTTGCGCACGGACTTGATCGATCTGTGGATGGAAGGACGTCTGCCTATCAAATCGGTGCTGATGGTAACGCACAACATCGAAGAAGCCGTCCTGATGTGCGATCGAATCCTGGTGTTCTCATCCAATCCAGGGCGTGTCGCGGCCGAAATCAGGATCGATCTACCGCATCCTCGCAATCGCCTCGATCCGAAGTTCCGTCAGCTGGTGGACAATATTTACGCGCGCATGACGCAACGAGCGGAGGCGCCGGCGACTGCGAGCGAAGGTCCGCACGAAGCGAGCGTCGGTACGATCCTCAACCATGTCTCGTCCAACGTTCTGTCCGGACTGATCGAGGCTCTCGCCGGACCGCCGTATGACGGACACGCCGACCTGCCCGTTCTCGCCGCAATCCTGCAGATGGAAGCGGACGAACTGCTTCCCCTCGGCGAGGCTCTTCAGTTGCTGCGATTCGCACAATTGCGTGAAGGCGATCTGATCCTGACCGAGGCAGGCAAGCTGTTCGCGTCAATGGACACCGACGGTCGCAAGAAGCTGTTTGCCGAGCATCTGATGGCCTACGTCCCCTTGACCGGTCTGATCCGGCGCGTCTTGGATGAACGCCCCACGCACACGGCGCCTGCGGCGCGCTTTCGCAACGAGCTCGAAGACTACATGTCGGAAAGCTATGCGGACGAGACGTTGGAGACCATCATCTCCTGGGGCCGCTATGCGGAGCTGTTTGCCTATGACGAGCAAACAGAGCTGTTCAGTCTGGAAAATCCAGGATGA
- a CDS encoding ABC transporter permease subunit: protein MTSPLVLGRSILPNLWDVMALVLILGGFVLMAYAAEQTNAPLAALDFPPVSLDPANLPEYALRTMLRMLTAMVVSLAFAVLYATLAAKSRRAEMVLIPILDILQSVPILGFLTFTVLFFMGLFPGRVLGAELAAIFAIFTSQAWNMAFSFYQSLRNVPKDLEEACKSFHLTGWRRFWRLDVPYAMPGLIWNMMMSMSGGWFFVVASEAIAVGDTTVSLPGIGAYVALAIKEQNLTAVGYALLAMFIVILLYDQLLFRPIVAWADKFRFEQTASTTEPSSWVLDIFRRTKILRALASACRRGLSSLLSLHLPVAWLPRLRLQLPRVAADRRWIDGVWLALILAIVAFAAWKVIAYLGATLTLADAGDAALLAAVTLTRVVILMIIASLIWIPIGVWIGLRPRLAERVQPLAQFLAAFPANIAFPAFVVLIVHYGLNANIWLSPLMILGTQWYILFNVIAGASAFPSDLKEAGRSFHVTGWRWWRHVILPGIFPYYVTGAITASGGSWNASIVAEVASWGDTRLSATGIGAYIAQATETGDFPRVLLGICVMCIFVTLFNRLFWRPLYAYGERHLRLG, encoded by the coding sequence ATGACATCGCCTCTGGTGCTGGGTCGGTCCATCCTTCCCAATCTCTGGGATGTGATGGCTCTCGTCCTCATTCTGGGCGGCTTTGTCCTGATGGCGTATGCGGCGGAGCAAACAAACGCGCCGCTTGCGGCCCTCGACTTTCCACCCGTTTCGCTCGATCCGGCCAACCTGCCGGAATACGCCCTGCGTACGATGCTGCGCATGCTAACGGCGATGGTGGTTTCGCTGGCTTTCGCGGTCCTCTACGCGACCTTGGCCGCCAAGAGCCGGCGAGCGGAAATGGTCCTGATTCCGATTCTGGACATCCTTCAGTCCGTTCCCATCCTCGGTTTTCTCACCTTCACAGTGCTGTTCTTCATGGGGTTGTTTCCCGGCCGAGTTCTCGGCGCTGAACTGGCCGCGATCTTTGCGATCTTCACGAGCCAGGCCTGGAATATGGCCTTCAGCTTCTATCAGTCGCTACGTAACGTGCCAAAGGATCTAGAGGAGGCCTGCAAGAGCTTTCACCTCACTGGCTGGCGGCGGTTCTGGCGTCTCGATGTGCCTTACGCCATGCCGGGCCTCATCTGGAACATGATGATGTCGATGTCGGGCGGATGGTTCTTCGTGGTCGCATCCGAAGCGATCGCGGTGGGCGACACCACCGTCAGCCTGCCGGGCATCGGCGCCTATGTCGCCCTAGCGATCAAGGAACAGAACCTCACCGCGGTCGGCTATGCGCTGCTGGCGATGTTCATCGTCATTCTGTTATATGATCAGCTCTTGTTCCGACCGATCGTCGCCTGGGCCGACAAGTTCCGATTTGAACAGACTGCCTCCACCACCGAACCGAGCTCCTGGGTCCTCGACATCTTTCGAAGGACCAAGATTTTGCGCGCGCTCGCGAGCGCATGCCGGCGCGGGTTGTCGTCGTTGCTCTCGCTTCATCTGCCGGTTGCATGGTTGCCGCGACTAAGGCTACAGCTGCCTCGCGTTGCAGCCGATCGCAGGTGGATCGATGGCGTCTGGCTCGCGCTCATTCTCGCGATCGTCGCATTCGCAGCTTGGAAGGTCATCGCCTATCTGGGAGCCACGCTGACGCTGGCGGACGCCGGCGATGCCGCACTGCTCGCAGCAGTGACCCTGACGCGTGTGGTCATTTTGATGATCATCGCCAGCCTGATCTGGATTCCAATCGGTGTCTGGATCGGGTTACGGCCGCGATTGGCAGAAAGGGTTCAACCGCTCGCACAGTTTCTCGCGGCCTTTCCGGCCAACATCGCTTTCCCGGCTTTCGTCGTTCTGATTGTCCACTACGGCCTGAACGCCAACATCTGGCTGTCGCCGCTGATGATCCTCGGAACGCAGTGGTACATCCTCTTCAACGTCATCGCCGGCGCAAGCGCCTTCCCGAGCGACCTGAAGGAAGCCGGGCGAAGCTTTCACGTCACCGGCTGGCGCTGGTGGCGCCACGTCATCCTGCCGGGAATATTCCCTTACTACGTGACCGGAGCCATCACCGCCTCGGGCGGATCATGGAATGCCAGTATCGTCGCCGAGGTCGCGAGCTGGGGCGACACCAGGCTCAGCGCGACAGGCATCGGCGCCTATATCGCGCAAGCCACGGAAACAGGCGACTTCCCCCGCGTGTTGCTCGGCATCTGCGTCATGTGCATCTTCGTGACACTGTTCAACCGGCTGTTCTGGCGACCGCTCTATGCCTACGGTGAGCGGCATCTCCGGCTTGGCTGA
- a CDS encoding ketopantoate reductase family protein has product MKFAVMGAGAVGCYFGALLARAGHSVRLIGRPSHVDAINQKGLRFESATFTGDVMVEATTASNGVEGADTVLFCVKSADTETAGRTMAPFLKPTATVLSLQNGVDNAERLQAVLPQTVIPAVVYVATEMAGVGHVKHHGRGELIIGLSAASRRIAETLNVAGIPTTASEQVLSALWVKLIANCSYNALSAVSQLPYGKLVAVDGTREVIRNIVNECVSVANAEGISIPNDIYDKTMTIAADMPHQYSSTAQDIVRGKPTEIDYLNGFIVGKGAQRAIPTPLNQLLLTMVKLKEATRQSEC; this is encoded by the coding sequence ATGAAGTTCGCGGTCATGGGAGCTGGAGCAGTCGGCTGTTATTTTGGCGCGCTTCTCGCCCGCGCGGGCCACTCCGTTCGCCTGATCGGTCGGCCATCGCATGTCGATGCGATCAATCAGAAAGGCCTGCGCTTTGAAAGCGCGACCTTCACCGGGGATGTGATGGTGGAAGCTACGACGGCGTCCAATGGCGTCGAGGGAGCCGATACCGTCCTCTTTTGCGTCAAATCCGCGGACACCGAGACGGCTGGCCGCACCATGGCTCCCTTTCTCAAGCCAACCGCAACGGTGTTGTCGCTGCAAAACGGTGTCGATAACGCGGAGCGGCTACAAGCAGTGCTGCCGCAGACCGTGATTCCGGCAGTGGTTTATGTGGCCACTGAGATGGCGGGAGTGGGCCACGTCAAGCATCACGGCAGGGGCGAATTGATCATAGGCCTCAGCGCCGCCAGCCGTCGCATTGCCGAAACACTCAATGTTGCTGGAATTCCCACCACGGCCTCTGAACAGGTTCTCAGCGCACTTTGGGTCAAGCTGATCGCAAACTGCTCGTACAACGCGCTGTCGGCGGTGTCGCAACTGCCGTATGGAAAGCTCGTCGCCGTTGACGGTACACGCGAGGTGATCCGCAATATCGTCAACGAGTGTGTCTCGGTCGCTAATGCCGAAGGTATTTCCATCCCAAACGACATCTACGATAAGACGATGACGATCGCAGCCGACATGCCTCATCAATACTCGTCGACGGCGCAGGATATCGTCCGAGGGAAACCAACGGAGATCGATTATCTGAACGGCTTCATCGTCGGCAAAGGCGCACAACGGGCGATCCCGACGCCACTCAATCAGCTGCTCCTGACAATGGTCAAACTGAAGGAAGCGACGAGACAATCGGAATGTTAA
- a CDS encoding YeaH/YhbH family protein has product MHIVDRRLNPSSKSLENRQRFLRRAKALVQDAVKKSSQDKDIKDVLEGAEVSIPLDGMHEPRFHREGGKRDLVLPGNKKFVEGDMLPRSGEASGRPRDPGEGDSEDSFRFVLTKEEFVDLFLDDLELPDMAKRRLAEAEQDGIRRAGYMTSGSPANLAVGRTVRLAMARRVALGRPTRMAIAELETELLDCTDEKRRLAIQAEIEALKAKARRIPFIDPIDIRYRKFEPTRKPAAQAVMFCLMDVSGSMTEHMKDLAKRFYMLLYVFLTRRYRHVEIVFIRHTDHAEEVDEQTFFHGPASGGTLVSSALEAMHAIVRSRFRPEDWNIYAAQASDGDNSYSDSELTGRLLSESILPVTQFFAYLEVSEADSEIFGSPDSSIWSLYQRLRADGAPLSMRKVSSRSEIFPVFHDLFHRRRGQESIVP; this is encoded by the coding sequence ATGCATATTGTCGATCGCCGGCTGAATCCGAGCAGCAAGAGTCTCGAGAATCGGCAACGCTTCCTGCGTCGGGCCAAGGCGCTGGTCCAGGATGCGGTCAAGAAGTCCTCACAAGACAAGGACATCAAAGATGTCCTCGAAGGCGCGGAAGTCAGTATCCCGCTCGACGGCATGCATGAACCGCGGTTTCATCGGGAAGGCGGCAAACGCGATCTGGTCCTTCCCGGAAACAAGAAGTTCGTGGAGGGCGACATGCTGCCCCGCTCGGGTGAAGCCAGCGGCAGGCCGCGCGACCCAGGGGAAGGCGATAGCGAAGATAGCTTCCGCTTCGTCTTGACCAAGGAAGAGTTTGTCGACCTGTTCCTCGACGATCTCGAGCTTCCTGATATGGCCAAGCGCAGACTTGCGGAAGCCGAGCAGGACGGCATCCGCCGTGCCGGCTACATGACGTCGGGGTCGCCCGCGAACCTCGCGGTTGGGCGCACCGTCCGCCTTGCGATGGCTCGCCGGGTCGCCCTGGGGCGGCCGACACGCATGGCGATCGCCGAACTTGAAACGGAACTGCTCGATTGCACCGACGAGAAGCGTCGTCTGGCGATCCAGGCGGAAATCGAAGCGTTGAAGGCCAAGGCCCGCCGGATTCCCTTCATTGATCCGATCGATATTCGCTATCGCAAGTTCGAACCGACACGGAAGCCTGCTGCGCAGGCCGTGATGTTCTGTCTGATGGACGTCTCGGGTTCGATGACCGAACATATGAAGGATCTCGCGAAGCGCTTCTATATGCTGCTGTACGTGTTTCTCACGCGGCGCTACCGGCATGTCGAAATCGTCTTCATCCGCCACACCGATCACGCCGAAGAGGTCGACGAGCAGACCTTCTTCCATGGCCCGGCCTCCGGCGGCACACTGGTATCGAGTGCGCTGGAAGCCATGCACGCCATCGTTCGGTCGCGCTTCCGTCCGGAAGACTGGAACATCTATGCGGCGCAGGCATCTGACGGCGACAATTCCTATTCGGACAGTGAGCTCACCGGCCGCCTGCTATCCGAGTCCATTCTGCCGGTGACGCAGTTCTTCGCCTATCTCGAAGTGAGCGAAGCCGACAGCGAAATCTTCGGCTCTCCCGATTCTTCGATCTGGTCGCTCTATCAGCGGCTCCGCGCCGACGGCGCTCCCCTATCGATGCGGAAGGTGAGCAGTCGCAGCGAGATTTTCCCAGTGTTTCACGATCTTTTCCATCGCCGCCGAGGACAGGAAAGTATCGTTCCATGA
- a CDS encoding S1C family serine protease: MTVMRNPVRALLVAIVIVGGLLLLQPQIRQVFLAASEPRVIAPRGALADFEQTAVALFERVSPSVVQVVVPHANSLSENGDGRDSEQVGTGTGFVWDDAGNIVTNAHVVGTSDRVVIRTASGQVMRADVVGRASNYDLAVVRIGGSSLPPPVAVGSSTDLKVGQAVFAIGNPFGLDQSLTTGIISALKRRMPTAGGREVAGVIQTDAAINPGNSGGPLLDSAGRLIGVNTAILSPSGTNAGIGFAIPVDIVNRVVPELIRTGRVPTPGIGIVAASEAVAARLGVEGIVIVRVVPGSPADRVGLRGVDLGAGAIGDVIVAVNGKPVRRLADLTDVLEQTKLDATVDLTVVRDGSRRQVSVGVVDISRS; this comes from the coding sequence ATGACAGTGATGCGCAATCCGGTTCGTGCTCTTCTCGTCGCGATCGTCATTGTTGGCGGACTTCTGCTGCTGCAGCCGCAAATCAGGCAGGTGTTCTTGGCGGCGTCCGAGCCGCGAGTGATTGCTCCGCGAGGAGCGCTCGCCGATTTCGAGCAGACCGCCGTCGCCTTGTTCGAACGCGTTTCGCCGTCGGTCGTACAGGTCGTCGTTCCGCACGCGAATTCGTTGTCCGAGAACGGTGACGGACGGGACTCCGAGCAGGTTGGAACGGGCACGGGCTTCGTCTGGGACGATGCAGGCAATATCGTCACCAACGCGCATGTGGTCGGTACCAGTGACCGCGTCGTGATCCGCACCGCATCCGGACAGGTGATGCGCGCCGATGTGGTAGGACGCGCATCGAACTACGATCTTGCCGTCGTGCGCATTGGCGGCAGCTCGCTGCCGCCGCCAGTGGCGGTCGGCTCTTCGACGGACCTGAAGGTGGGACAGGCGGTCTTTGCGATCGGTAATCCGTTTGGCCTCGATCAGTCGCTGACGACGGGCATCATCAGCGCATTGAAGCGTCGTATGCCGACGGCGGGCGGCCGCGAGGTTGCCGGGGTGATACAGACCGATGCGGCGATCAATCCCGGCAATTCCGGTGGTCCGTTGCTCGATTCGGCCGGACGGCTGATCGGCGTCAACACGGCGATCCTGTCGCCATCCGGGACCAATGCCGGTATTGGTTTCGCTATCCCGGTCGACATCGTCAACCGCGTCGTTCCGGAGTTGATCCGCACAGGCCGGGTGCCGACACCGGGAATTGGTATCGTCGCCGCGAGTGAGGCGGTTGCGGCCCGGCTTGGCGTGGAGGGGATCGTAATCGTTCGCGTTGTCCCTGGTTCGCCGGCTGACCGTGTCGGCTTGCGCGGAGTGGATCTTGGGGCAGGAGCCATTGGCGACGTTATCGTTGCCGTGAACGGAAAGCCGGTCCGACGGCTGGCGGATCTCACCGACGTCCTCGAGCAGACCAAGCTCGACGCGACCGTCGATTTAACCGTGGTCCGCGATGGAAGCCGGCGTCAGGTTTCGGTTGGCGTGGTGGACATCTCGCGAAGTTGA
- a CDS encoding invasion associated locus B family protein, with amino-acid sequence MLQRSATAMAVVASLLPTAVWGQTTKGGAPAAAPVSADPQTTTATYGDWVLRCQRQGEGNQAAKACEVVQSLQLQGQTAPIVQIAIGRPAPKDPLKIALVIAPNVSFPSSPLLAVDEKDPQPASLTWRRCLPGGCMADAVIKDDILKRWRAQNERGRLQVKDAADRNMVLPFSFRGLAEALDALNKS; translated from the coding sequence ATGCTCCAGCGCTCCGCAACCGCCATGGCTGTTGTCGCCAGCCTCCTCCCGACAGCCGTCTGGGGCCAGACGACGAAAGGCGGAGCGCCAGCCGCAGCGCCCGTCAGCGCCGACCCGCAAACCACCACCGCGACCTACGGAGATTGGGTGCTGCGGTGCCAACGCCAAGGGGAAGGCAATCAAGCGGCCAAAGCCTGCGAGGTGGTGCAGTCGCTGCAGCTTCAGGGCCAAACAGCGCCGATCGTGCAGATCGCAATCGGCCGCCCAGCCCCGAAAGATCCGCTCAAGATCGCACTGGTCATCGCGCCCAATGTCTCGTTCCCGAGTTCGCCGCTTCTTGCGGTCGACGAAAAGGACCCACAACCCGCATCGCTGACCTGGCGCAGATGCCTGCCTGGCGGCTGCATGGCCGATGCGGTCATCAAGGACGACATTCTCAAGCGCTGGCGTGCGCAGAACGAGCGCGGCCGCCTCCAGGTCAAGGACGCCGCCGACCGCAATATGGTTCTGCCATTCTCGTTCCGGGGCCTTGCCGAGGCGCTCGACGCGCTCAACAAGAGTTGA